The DNA window GCTTGTGGGCAGTTGGCTAACAAAGGGGTATTGTAAGTTTGTTATTCTCGCAAAGGGAATTAATGGTATTGTTATACCAACCTAAACTTACGTTAAATAACATGTTGTAAACGCTAAGGATTTCCTTATTCATCTACTTTGGCTTTGCCTTAATTAGCTAATCATTTATTTGGATGCAAAGATTTGTACCGCTTGAAAACAATATGGCCAATAATCATGCTGGCAACATAGTAGACCACTCCGTTGTTCGTCAATTTGAAAAGAATATACCCATTCGTAACTTTTCAATTAAGTATGTTCATACTGGTCATGAATCATATCGCATAAATGGAAAGCCATTAAACGTTAAAGAAGGGCATTATCTATTGGCCAATCATCACTCATCGGCTCATTTATATGTTGATTGCAAGCAGGATGTGCATGGCATTTGCATTGATGTTGACCGACATTTACTATCACAGGTAGTATCTAGTTATGCACATCCTGATTTGGTTCAAATGGATTCAACTCAATTAAATTTTTTTGCACGAGAAAATTACGCACCATCTGTATTGAGCAGTAAGCAAACAAACGTTGGCGCTAACCTTGCCTCCATTTGCAATCGTATTATTGCCACTACTCAAGGCCAATTTACATTGCCAACTGATTTTTATTA is part of the Bacteroidota bacterium genome and encodes:
- a CDS encoding helix-turn-helix transcriptional regulator, whose protein sequence is MQRFVPLENNMANNHAGNIVDHSVVRQFEKNIPIRNFSIKYVHTGHESYRINGKPLNVKEGHYLLANHHSSAHLYVDCKQDVHGICIDVDRHLLSQVVSSYAHPDLVQMDSTQLNFFARENYAPSVLSSKQTNVGANLASICNRIIATTQGQFTLPTDFYYQVAKALIDDHIKMHNELQSITVVKQSTRLELHQRLIRGKEFMDDYFLHNLNVKSIAEVCGLSEFHFYRLFRSVFKVTPHKYLTTKKLIHCHTLIQCGHHSITEVASQSGYSDIHSFSKAFKQHFGVSPSKYLQ